CATCAATTCTTTTGCCCAGAAAACTTTGATCATCAGTTTTATTACCGGACATACCTGCTTTATCAATAATAGTATTAATGGTAGAGCCTATGGAATTGGATAGTTTCTGAGCCACACCCTGGGTGCTGTTAGTAAATAACTCCATCACACCCTCAATGTCATTGGCAATGGCCTCTCGTAAAATCCTATCCCCTTGCTCGGTTATTTCCAGTTTACCGGTGGTATAATCAGCCGTGGTGGTAATGCCAATTTTGGCCAGAGCGGCTACCGTCAGGCGCAACTGATCCCTGATTTGCCTGAGGGTATCATCATTACGCAGCAAGCCACTGCGGGCTCTTTCCTTCCACTGGTCAATCTGATCGTCGGTAAGCTTCTCCCTTTGCTCATCTGTTAAGGGCCAGGTATAGTCCTTATAGCGTTTCTCGTTTAGTTTGCCTTCGATTAACTCAAGAATTTTATTGTACTCATCCACAAAGGATTTAATGCTATTATAAACACCCTCGGTATCCAAACTAATGGTAACCTTTACAGCCGTTTCCGTTGTATTGTAGATACTATAGGTAACACCGTTGAGGGTAAAGTTATTGCTGGTGTAGACATCATCAATTACTAAACCGTCGATAACAACCTTGGCATTAGTACCTTGCTGATAGATAACTCCCTCAGGCACCTCACTACCTTCTATATCACTGGTATAGAGCTTTTGGCCTGCAGTTATCTTTAATGCATCGGAGAGAGTGGTATTATCCACATCGATGCGCTGATCCTTACCTGTTTTAGCGGTGGTCAGGAAAAAACGATCCAAGGTTTCATCGTAGGAGGCGCGAACATCCCAGGCTTTCCCCCCGGTCACAGTTGCAGTTACAGCTTTAGAGATACCCTTTTCTTTAGAGGTAATGGTTAAAGTGGTGAAACCATCTGATGTAGACATGGAAAGCTCATATTTATCGTTATCAGCACCCAAATCACTTATTATTTTATTAACTAATGCTTCGGTGGGATTTGCCGCTTCCTTCAATTCATCAACTTTATAGGCATAGTCAACTCCCATGGCTAACTTGGCCTCTGATTCAATATTGGTACCATCATAGAGACCTATGGACTTATCACCAATTTTGATGATTAGCCCTGCCACCAGACAATTCTCAGAGAAATCAAGGGTTTGTACTTGATTTTCCCCCTCAATATTGTTCTCCTTGTCCGGCTCTACGGCGGTCTTGGTAATATGGGAAGTTACACCTTCTACCTTCTGGTTATTAATTCTCCTGACAACATCATAAATACTTTCTTTAGTGGCATCAAATTTAAAAACGGTTCCATTGATAATTAGTTCTTGCTGATCTTCCAGACCAGATATTTGACTTTTTAAATTACTTTTATTACTGCTGGAACCAATGGTATTCCCGGTAATTGCTGCACCCTGAGCCAGTCTGTCTACTTTAATGGAGTGAACCCCTTCAGCAGCTCCGGCCCCGGCTGAAACAGCCACAGCATCTTTATTGGATGTCGTGGCTACTCTGGTTTGAAAGGTTGAAGTAAGCCTCAAATTAAAAACTTGTTTATCCCGAAATGTCCGCAAGGCGGAGTTAATTGTCCGAAAATCCTCCTGCTGCCATTCTAATATTTGCCTTTGCTGCTGTAGTTTATCTACTTTCAGGCGTTCGACTTTCATTAAGTCACTGACCAATTGATCAATGTCCATACCCGAAGCCAAGCCACCAATTCTCATATTAAAAGACATAAAATAACCACCTTTCCGTGGGTTTCTAGTAACATATTCGGTGGTTTAGTGTATTTCTTTAGCTTCTATCGGAATTTCTTTGCACCGCTGTTTTAACATGCTTATAGAAAGGCATTTTCTTGATAATTGAATAACTGTTGTAAAGGCCTAATTGCCATGTTAACATAAAAGAGATTTGGCTGCGGCTTTGCCAGCTGAGAATAGTTTGAAAAACCGAGGAGGAGATGAGTTGAGTAAGTTAACAGGATTTTTCGGTGAATATGGTGGTGCCTTTGTACCTGATGCACTAAAGAAGGTATTGGATAATCTCGAGGAGTCTTTTCTCCGTTACAAGGATGATCCTGATTTTATTGCCGAACTAAATTATTATTATCAGCAATATGTCGGACGGCCCAATCCCCTTTATTTTGCCGAAAGACTAACAAAAAAATTGGGTGGAGCCAAGATTTATCTGAAAAGAGAGGATCTTAACCATACCGGCTCACACAAAATTAATAATGTACTTGGTCAAGTATTACTGGCCAAAAGAATGGGGCTACAAAGGGTTATTGCAGAAACAGGAGCTGGCCAACACGGCGTAGCCACAGCTACAGCCTGCGCCATGTTTAATATGGAATGTATAGTTTACATGGGTGAAGAAGATACCAAACGACAAGCCCTCAATGTTTTTCGCATGGAACTGCTGGGGGCCAAGGTTGTTAAGGTAACCACCGGTACCAAAACACTAAAGGATGCCGTTGATGTGGCTTTACAGGATCTGGTGGAAAATTCACATAATACCTACTATATGTTAGGTTCTGCCGTGGGCCCACATCCTTACCCCTTGATTGTCAGGCACTTTCAGTCGGTCATCGGCAATGAAGCAAAGGCCCAAATTTTACAAAGCGAAGGACGTTTACCAGACTATATTATGGCCTGCGTAGGCGGCGGCAGCAATGCCATAGGTTTATTCTACCCTTTCCTGGAGGATAAAGAAGTTAATATTATTGGCGTCGAGCCAGGGGGAAAGGGTTTAGCCACCGGTCAACATGCCGCATCCATCTGTGCCGGCAAACCAGGCATCTTGCATGGATTTAAATGCTATGTAATGCAAGATGAACAGGGAGAACCTTTAGCCACCCATTCAATATCTGCTGGTTTAGATTACCCCGGGGTGGGACCTGAACACAGTTATTTGAAAGACTCCGGCAGGGCTGAATATGTGGCCATTAATGACGATGAGGCCCTGGCCGCCTTTCTGGAACTGTCCAAAACCGAAGGGATTATCCCGGCCCTGGAAAGTGCCCACGCAGTGGCCCAGGCCATCAAACTCGCCCCTACCCTGAAACAGAATCAAATTATTATAGTAAACATCTCCGGTCGTGGAGATAAGGATGTAGAGCAGGTTTTTCATATGCTAAAATAGAAGGGACTTGGCCCAGGCCAAGTCTTTCTTTTTAATGTATCAGGTCAGGAGCCTCCAGCCGTTCCAAAAAAGTAATTTCACCGGCTAGCTCATTGACACGCTTTTGTATTATGTCAATCTCCCCTTGGTTGAGATCATGCCAAGCCACACGCTGGGCCAGGGCTTTCATTTCTCTCAGCCTATCCTCTATTAGGTCAAGTATTTGCATCCTGAATTTTACCCTTTTAAGTTGATCCTGTAAGATAGCTGCTGCATTGGTCATTGACATCAATCCCATCTACCACAATATATAATCGTTGTCAGCTTGTTTCAGCAGCCACAGGACACTTTTCGCCTGCTGATTGGCCTGAACAAACATGGCCATGGCCACCTGCTGGAGAATGCTGTACTTTACCAGTTCCATTATTTCTCTGGCCATGTCCGCGTCCCTGATCCGGGATTCAGCGGCAATGAGGTTTTCTGCGGTGGTGTCCAGGTTATTAATGGTGTGCTCCAGGCGGTTGATGTAAGCACCTATCCTGCCCCTCTCG
This region of Desulforamulus ferrireducens genomic DNA includes:
- the fliD gene encoding flagellar filament capping protein FliD; amino-acid sequence: MSFNMRIGGLASGMDIDQLVSDLMKVERLKVDKLQQQRQILEWQQEDFRTINSALRTFRDKQVFNLRLTSTFQTRVATTSNKDAVAVSAGAGAAEGVHSIKVDRLAQGAAITGNTIGSSSNKSNLKSQISGLEDQQELIINGTVFKFDATKESIYDVVRRINNQKVEGVTSHITKTAVEPDKENNIEGENQVQTLDFSENCLVAGLIIKIGDKSIGLYDGTNIESEAKLAMGVDYAYKVDELKEAANPTEALVNKIISDLGADNDKYELSMSTSDGFTTLTITSKEKGISKAVTATVTGGKAWDVRASYDETLDRFFLTTAKTGKDQRIDVDNTTLSDALKITAGQKLYTSDIEGSEVPEGVIYQQGTNAKVVIDGLVIDDVYTSNNFTLNGVTYSIYNTTETAVKVTISLDTEGVYNSIKSFVDEYNKILELIEGKLNEKRYKDYTWPLTDEQREKLTDDQIDQWKERARSGLLRNDDTLRQIRDQLRLTVAALAKIGITTTADYTTGKLEITEQGDRILREAIANDIEGVMELFTNSTQGVAQKLSNSIGSTINTIIDKAGMSGNKTDDQSFLGKRIDDLNDSIDAWEVRLKQIEDRYWQRFTAMEKALSKMNQQSLWLMQQFGLG
- the trpB gene encoding tryptophan synthase subunit beta gives rise to the protein MSKLTGFFGEYGGAFVPDALKKVLDNLEESFLRYKDDPDFIAELNYYYQQYVGRPNPLYFAERLTKKLGGAKIYLKREDLNHTGSHKINNVLGQVLLAKRMGLQRVIAETGAGQHGVATATACAMFNMECIVYMGEEDTKRQALNVFRMELLGAKVVKVTTGTKTLKDAVDVALQDLVENSHNTYYMLGSAVGPHPYPLIVRHFQSVIGNEAKAQILQSEGRLPDYIMACVGGGSNAIGLFYPFLEDKEVNIIGVEPGGKGLATGQHAASICAGKPGILHGFKCYVMQDEQGEPLATHSISAGLDYPGVGPEHSYLKDSGRAEYVAINDDEALAAFLELSKTEGIIPALESAHAVAQAIKLAPTLKQNQIIIVNISGRGDKDVEQVFHMLK